The Branchiostoma floridae strain S238N-H82 unplaced genomic scaffold, Bfl_VNyyK Sc7u5tJ_428, whole genome shotgun sequence sequence GCAAGGAGGAGAGTATCAGGCGCCACAAAACACCTGTATAAGAACCACCTTCATCTAGCGGTCAGTGCATTCAGTCACTACCCTATATGTACGCAAACGCCGACTTCCTACAGCATCATGGGGAAACTAGGGCGgagtttgtttcttctccttgCCGTACTTGTGGGGTATATCTGGTATGAACCGGCTTTTGATCCAGGTGAGTTAAGTGGCTGTACTGCCGCAGTGCGTGAAATTTGATCTTTAAGCAACCTTTAGCATGCTTAAAGGTATCGTTTCTTCACTCGAATGCAGTAGAAATAAAACCATCTAGCATGCTTTCAGCTATGCTTTAAGTTCGCTTTTGTGCGGTGAAATCATTCTAACGTTATACCAATATTCTGGAGTAGTCGGTGGGGGTCTCACAAAAAACCACGTGTATCAGGTGCAAACAAAACGCCGACAACATGTACGTAAGTATCAGAAGTACTGAAATACATCTATTTTCACGGCGGCTTGATTTCGTCAAGGAAGAGAAAGAGGTTCTGTAGCACATTACAAAAAACATTCGCGGTAAGTTACTCggaggtcaccacaaaaataaaaccaccaacgTTACAGTACATGAAATTGTTCACCTCCGCGGGAACAGTCCAGTTCACAAAGTTATGTCATCCTTCAAAACAAAACTATGTTTAATATTCATATTCACACAGAATCTCTGAGGGGAGCCAGGGTAGTGGTGACCGGCTGCAGTTCCGGTATCGGAGAACAGATGGCGTATCACTACGCCGGGTTTGGAGCCAGAGTTCTCATTACAGCCAGGAGAGAGGGAAGGTTGAAGGAGGTAAGTGTAGGAAGATGGTTCATGGTTCAACTGCGCATGAGTTATAGTTGAGCTAAGATGAAGGACCTGGGAGCCCAGGAGGCCATCTATGTAGCAGGAGACATTATTTCTGGTCCATCCTGTATTTGTCCAGGTTGTAGCTAAGATGAAGGACCTGGGAGCCCAGGAGGCCATCTATGTAGCAGGAGACATTATTTCTGGTCCACCCTGTATTTGTCCAGGTTGTAGCTAAGATGAAGGACCTGGGAGCCCAGGAGGCCATCTATGTAGCAGGAGACATTATTTCTGGTCCATCCTGTATTTGTCCAGGTTGTAGCTAAGATGAAGGACCTGGGAGCCCAGGAGGCCATCTATGTAGCAGGAGACATTATTTCTGGTCCACCCTGTATTTGTCCAGCTTGTAGCTAAGATGAAGAACCTGGGAGCCCAGGAGGCCATCTATGTAGCAGGAGACATTATTTCTGGTCCATCCTGTATTTGTCCAGGTTGTAGCTAAGATGAAGAACCTGGGAGCCCAGGAGGCCATCTATGTAGCAGGAGACATTATTTCTGGTCCATCCGGTATTTGTCCAGGTTGTAGCTAAGATGAAGAACCTGGGAGCCCAGGAGGCCATCTATGTAGCAGGAGACATGGGGAAACCAGAGGACTGTGAGAGGACCATTCAAACAGCAAAGGAAAAATTTGGTTTGTGTCCAAAATTAGTTTTCGATTTGACTTCATCAAATatcttttttgtacattctgaGTCTAATTTATTGAGAGGCTGGTTACAGGTCGTGTATCATATGACTGGACAAACATATATGTTTACAGAAAAGCATAatcaacaatacacaaaataaacatagtacatgtatacaaatgtgtaaaacGTAAGCTAACCGGGTATACGCAGagtaaacttcttttcatttctttgacaGGGGTGGTAATGGTATTGTCTATTGAAGACAAAATTTAGAACCTCGTTTGCTgttgacatgaaaatacatttgtttGCTTCCAAAGGTGGTTTGGACTATCTAGTTATAAACCACGCGAGCTTGAGTAcattaaagaagaaaaacaagagtCCATTTTGGGACGGTGACATGGATATCCTGCATGCTGAGGTAACCACCAACTACAACAGCTACATCCAGCTGGCATCACTGGCACTACCGCTTCTTCACAAGACAAACGGCAGTCTGGTCATTGTCGGCTCAATGGCTGGTAAagaacattttatttcaaacctACCACACTGTTGGCATGCCCTTTAGATGTCTTTGCTCACAAGCGCAATGGCCTCCTGGGGTTTGTGCTTTCTCTGCATGCATGCAGATGTACAGTAATTAGTCAGTTTCCTGTGAAAGATGAAACATAGCACTTCccaagttgatttgattgtatggatcaAACCCTCTGGAACAAAAGTCAGAACATTACCATGACATATCACAACAAATCTTAGGGGAAGCCTGAATGAAACTGAACTATTCGACTGCATTTTCTTAATTCGTTCTTGACCTCGTTCTACAGGAAAGATTGCGAGTCCTTTTTCCACTTTCTACGCGGGCACTAAGTTTGCCCTGGATGGATTTTTCACCTCCTTGCGTCAGGAGTTGGTAATGCAGGGTGTCAACGTTTCCATCACGTACTGTGTCATTGGCTTAGTGGACACTGGCCTGCCAGCAAAATTCAAAGAAGTAAGTCATTCTTGATATGTGATGAGGAATCAAAATTATTACAATGTACAACTTTGCTTTTCCAAATGTAATCAAGAGGTCAAAGAACTCATTTATGGTTTCTTGTCGCTCTTGCATAAATTTGTTCACAGTTcctagattatgcaaataagctagaTTTCGATTAATATCACACATGCACATTCATTATTTCCTCTTCAAAGAATACCACAAGCACATGGGAAATGTATGACTTCGAAAATAATGCCTTCCGCGGATAAACTGATTGGCCACATGACCAGGACTGTCTGTCAGCTGTCAGTCAAAGTTGATGAGTAATTTCACTACCACTTAACACTATTTCCTGCCGGTCGTGCAACTCTGACCTTTTCCCACACCTTCTTGTCACTCTGTGGTGATACATGGTTACATCATATCATATACATTTTCTAGCATAAATTAGCCCAACCAGACAGccataccaaaaacaatacctttgtACACATAGGTACACAATGACTTTTAcatttatcactgttcatttGAATAGTATCTTGTCTTTACTATATCACATTACCGGCACTTGTCTCATAGATGTTCGGCTTTCTTATGGACATCCCAGCGGCACCACCTTCGGACTGTATGGAGCGCCAACGgtgtcaaaagaagaaaaatcgtCGCGAGGAAAGAAAACGCGGAGAGAGATAAAAGAAACCGCGCGAGAGGAAATAAACTACACCCGTCAGAGGGAAAACAAAAGAGGGCGCGAGAGGAAAAACGGACATTTGGTGATGGATGGGAGTAAATGCTTAAACAACGTTACTGATGACTTGGATATCATAGATTACCTCTGACAGcatctctctctgtgtgtgtgtgtttgtttgtttgtatgtatatgtgtatgtatgtgagtatgtatcatgtatgtgtgtgtgcgtatgtgtgtgcacgtgtgtgtgttttgtgttcatTTGAACGCATAAGTAAAATTGTTAAACAGAATCGCTACCCCagcattgcacatgtacatttgccaGTCTAAGTATACTATGTAGACATCACTTTCATNNNNNNNNNNNNNNNNNNNNNNNNNNNNNNNNNNNNNNNNNNNNNNNNNNNNNNNNNNNNNNNNNNNNNNNNNNNNNNNNNNNNNNNNNNNNNNNNNNNNNNNNNNNNNNNNNNNNNNNNNNNNNNNNNNNNNNNNNNNNNNNNNNNNNNNNNNNNNNNNNNNNNNNNNNNNNNNNNNNNNNNNNNNNNNNNNNNNNNNNNNNNNNNNNNNNNNNNNNNNNNNNNNNNNNNAATAAACACGCATCCACTCAACACCAAGGGCGATGACATGCTCTCACATAAAGTAAATCTGGCCACGATTTTCTCCTCCCGTAAAGCATCCATTCTCCCAAGCACCGTTACACGATATTTCCTCTCCCACAAAGTATTTTCTCTCGCGCTAGATATTTTCTGTAGGGGAGAAAATATCTTGCGCAAGATAAAATATTTTGCGGGATGGAAAATATCTTACGTGAGAGATAATACTTTGCGGGAAAGTAATATCTTGCGAGAGGGAAAATATCTTTCGCGAGAGAAAATATTTTGCAGAAGAGAATAGAGATCTTACGCGAGAGATGATACTTTGCGCGAGGGAAAATATCTTGCGTGAGAGAAAATACCTTGCGGGAGAAAACAAATCTTATGTGAGAGAAAACACCGACTATTTTGCAGACAGTCGTCTAAGTCTACACAAACACCATTAAAGAACTGTGTATCTGGATGATTAAGAAGTATAGCAAAGTGTGATCTTGATGTGGGTAAAATGGTGCTTTAACATTTGAAGGATAATGCATGAAACACAGTTCCATGTGTCTAGTATGTTATAGATATGCATCGCATCATACATCGCAAATCATGATTGTTGCGGTTACAACTGAGCAAGAAAGTCCAGCCTTTCCTCAGCCGGGAATGAATGAGAATTTAAATCAACAGATGTTGTCCTAAACGTCTACAGGTGCCTTATTACGATTGGCATGTCAATAGGGCAAACAATTCTTATTGAATGGGGCATCCTGCCAAAAGGCTGGACCTATTTCGATAAGAAATAGTACGTGTGTTTTAATATGGCTCGCAATTAAATTATCACCTAACTTTACCCACCACAggcattgattttacaacaacaacattttgttcATGTCATTATGATAATGCAGTTTCATCTCGCTCACGTTCTTCTTTCGCCTGACGTGCCTGATTATTATTCCAACCCCTGGCGTTTATTTCCTCCCGCCCAGGATTTGTCCTCGCTCGCAGCAAGTCAGCCAGCGCGAGCGACAAGTAAAAACACCACATGCAAACGCGAGAAATTACTTTACCGAAATCAAGACCCAGAAGTAAGATAGACCTCACACTCGCATTGTATATTTTAGGATTTGTATTTAGTACAAACAAACGTTTTTCTTCCCAGTTTGCACCCATCGATCCCTTTTCGCGGCGTTGTCTTTCGCGTGTGCCTGTGATTTTGTTTCCTCTCTCTCGGCggaaacgatgatgatgatttttcctctctctcagcgaaaacgatgatgatgatttttcctctctctcggcgaaaacgatgatgatgatttgcgAGCGAGGAAAAAAACCGCATGCAAGCGCGAGAGAACAAATCACCGCGGGGGAAAGAAAATCGCATGCAAACGCGAGAGGTGATACTGACCGCTGACGTCACGCCCCCTCAGACGTGAACAGGATTGCTTCAGCCACTGGTCCGCTACAACATGCAACACTGAGCTCAGGTATAAGAGTCTGTTTATATAGGCCTTACAACTACATGTGACCTGCACTATGAGACATAAATTTGCTACAAAATAACCGAGTCATGAAGAAGATTTGTTGGTTGTTTGGTAGCCGTAATAGGCGTAAATAAAGTAGGGAGGCGTGCGAGGGTAGGGCGTcccttcgcccccctcccactcagatattatacagtagaagccagttaattgcccaacggattaacacacacttctgttaggcagtgcaacaggcagtacaattaagcggcttctactgtgtaCTAGTACTTTTAGGAAGGGCATGGCATTGGCACAAAATACAGGGAACCCAGCATCTATAGAGTCACAGTCACTAGTCACAGTCTAGCAAAATAATTGTTCACTGTATTATAGCAAATGATAGAAATTCCCTCTTCCATATAAAACAGGTTCCAAGTTTTGGATACGGTAGAAGcagcttaattgcacggcctatttgccagtgaatttcgtgcgattatccggctggtgcaataatgcgaagttgtctagctggaccacaccggtttgggatttggggattccgtgcagttaacagaagtgtgcgttaatccgttgtgcaattaactggcttccactgtattaagcacacaaaaatgtattccgttacgtattatgcaatgtAACCAAGGATACACACACGCCAAGGAGGCATgcatgcctgtccatggtgctgaacacattttcaaaatgctacTGAATATTGAAGCTTTAAAGCTAGAAACAGATGAGAGGCACCAAAGAAGCCTAGAAACTCTATTAAAACCCTGCCTGAAAGAACTTCCCATTTCTTTGTTATCGTGACCTTGTTAAAATGACCTTGATCCCACAAGACTCATACAGATGCAGTGTTTCATTGTTGAACCTAGATTCCAATCTAATGACGTTAACTGTTACATCCTGTATTCtataatttttgccattttgtctGTCCATCTGTGATTAAAATCTGAGTATCTGCACTAAATCAGTAAGAGTCTCATTGAAACTCTGTCTGGATGTCTGCTAGCCTTAGTCATTTCATCATCTGATGGAATGGGGTAGCTAGCTATGGGACAAAATACTTGTATATGGCTACTCCATAATTTTGAcagatagaataataaagaTAAGGTCATCTCGAGAGCTATGAATTGGCCTGTAAAGGTGGATGAAGTGACTGATCATGTTCTGATTTTTCTATCTTGTAATTTTTCAAACCTGGTATGGTTTGGACTATGATTTCCGACAATGCTTGAAATGTCAAATCTCACTCTCCTGTTTCCATTCTCCAGATGGAGCACCTTCATGGGAAAAGAAGCAGAACTTGGTCCATGAGAGAGTAAACGGGGAGAAACCAGACCTGGTCCCAGCCAACAGGACATGGATTGTAACCAGCTTTGCAAATTTTAAAAAcagttgtaaattttttttttttagagatTTTATTGGCAagataaaaattcaaaatgtatatcatttcagCCGGcatcattttttgtacatacagAAATGCAATAAGATTGTGAGGCATGTGTAACGTTTCAAGTATCTATTAAAGCTGTCAAGAAGATTCAAAGTGTATGTGACTTATTGTTGCATCTTTGCTTTTACTGCATACATCTGTAGATGGTAAGATTATGAGAATGTATATGGCAGCAATCATTTTCCACTTTATCCCAATTCTTCTTTCTTGAATGAAAGAAGACTTTTGGGGCTAAGATTACCCATGTAAACTTCCCAAAGAATGTGACACTGTCAGTATCATCTTTTGAAAAGAGTCTGCAATATGATCAAAAGCAGAATAGTTTCTTACCCATCCCTCCTCAAGAAAAATTGTGACTATGACACTACCAGTAGTACCCtttttggtatgtctgtgtgtcagtgtttctggatattttttGAAATGTAAACACTTTATCAATATGAAAAGAATCCTAAACAATCAGATTTAGCTTATCGATCCCGACCACCACATATTTTGACAACTCTGCCCATCTTGTTTGAATCAACACCAGCAGAAATTTAATGGAAAGAAGATCTTTATTCCCTTTACAGTACATATACTGGGTAATGTGCAGGTCAAGACAAAATGGTATTTAACagatacatgatgatgatgatgatgatgactttattgaaaattcgCAGTGGGACCACTGAATTGCATTCAATTTACATTTGAAACACACAATAACAAGAGTCAAATATTACACATTACTAGGACTaagtactatatacatatatacattggtTAAAATTTCATTTGGACGATTGTCTGATAACAGAGGAGTATTATTATAGTGAAGTGTCTGGCAAGTTAGCACAAGAACAAATTTGACTGCCCCTGTGATGGTGAAGATGTATAAACAGATATGTCTTATACCctgtaatagttacgtagacttagtaccccattatgtatcgtatgtatattcatccacttaatatttgtatgttagaatttagtttatctacatgtattcagaccacatttattcatctcatgtaattagtcattcttttcttgcaattagcccaatgggcatgaatttgcaataaactttattattattataatcaaAAGTTATATCAAGTTATTAGATATATCAATTCCTCAAAATTTCTTAGGTGTATGAATTCATGGGAAACATATATAGCATCAGTAGTACTAgtctacaaaatataacaatctATTGTATAAGCCACATTCTATAAAATTGAGTTCATCTTCTATCTTATCTTGATTACAGTATCTTCCATTTTCAATTAATGATTTGTGGCAGCCAATCCCCTGTCTTGTTAATTTCTTTGGGCAGTCCTCTACTGTATATTGTCAATATCTATATCCTGTTCTTGACTTCAACAGTCTATATGACCTTagtttgtttttagcggatccagGTAATGTTATAATCATCAGTTTCTTTTAATAGATTttatcaataatcaatcaatgtCATGACATTTCCATAAAATGTTTCCGTTTTTCATCATATTCCCGACTATTCTATACTAGGTAGGCTGTTTATTTCTTCTCTCCGCATTTATTTACTCTCTCGAAGgatatttcctctctcgcacaATATTCCCTATATCTCCACCTTTGTTTTCTCTCTTGCACAATATTTAAtttctctccacctttatttcctctctcgcacgacatttcctatctctatggttttatttccccTTCCGCACgacatttcctatctctatggttttttttcctctcccgcacgatatttcctatccctcaacctttatttcctctcccgcacgNNNNNNNNNNNNNNNNNNNNNNNNNNNNNNNNNNNNNNNNNNNNNNNNNNNNNNNNNNNNNNNNNNNNNNNNNNNNNNNNNNNNNNNNNNNNNNNNNNNNttctctcccgcacggtatttcctatccctccacctatattttctctcccgcacggtatttcctatctttccacctttattttctatcccgcacggtatttcctatctctccacctttattttctctctcgcacgatatttcctatccctccacctttatttcctctccctcacggtatttcctatctctatagttttatttcctctctcgcacgttatttcctatctctaCCCCTTTATTTCCTATCTTtatagttttatttcatttctcgCAGTTTATTTCCTCCCTGTcaactttatttcctctctcgcactttatttcctttctcgcacgatatttcctctctctctggttttattttctctctcgcacgatatttcctctctctctggttttattttctctctcgcacgatatttcctctctctctggttttattttctctctcgcacgatatttcctctctctctggttttattttctctctcgcacgaTATTTCTTCTCTCTCCACGGTTTTATCTCTCTCGCGCACGATTTTATCCTCCGCGCGACTTTTGACCCCATTTGGCGTGCCATACAGAAGTTACGGANNNNNNNNNNNNNNNNNNNNNNNNNNNNNNNNNNNNNNNNNNNNNNNNNNNNNNNNNNNNNNNNNNNNNNNNNNNNNNNNNNNNNNNNNNNNNNNNNNNNNNNNNNNNNNNNNNNNNNNNNNNNNNNNNNNNNNNNNNNNNNNNNNNNNNNNNNNNNNNNNNNNNNNNNNNNNNNNNNNNNNNNNNNNNNNNNNNNNNNNNNNNNNNNNNNNNNNNNNNNNNNNNNNNNNNNNNNNNNNNNNNNNNNNNNNNNNNNNNNNNNNNNNNNNNNNNNNNNNNNNNNNNNNNNNNNNNNNNNNNNNNNNNNNNNNNNNNNNNNNNNNNNNNNNNNNNNNNNNNNNNNNNNNNNNNNNNNNNNNNNNNNNNNNN is a genomic window containing:
- the LOC118408806 gene encoding hydroxysteroid 11-beta-dehydrogenase 1-like protein, translating into MKNLGAQEAIYVAGDMGKPEDCERTIQTAKEKFGGLDYLVINHASLSTLKKKNKSPFWDGDMDILHAEVTTNYNSYIQLASLALPLLHKTNGSLVIVGSMAGKIASPFSTFYAGTKFALDGFFTSLRQELVMQGVNVSITYCVIGLVDTGLPAKFKEMFGFLMDIPAAPPSDCMERQRCQKKKNRREERKRGER